The Halichoerus grypus chromosome 14, mHalGry1.hap1.1, whole genome shotgun sequence genomic interval TGGTACCCCTTCAGTTTCACACCGAGGGCCTCACCTGCCTGGTAAGCCTGCACCCTTGGAGATACAACCCAAAACCTTGCCCCCCTTTACCGCGTCCCCCATTGCCACCTCTGGGCAGGGGGTAGGGGGACCTTGGCAGGGGTTCCAGGTGTCTGACAAAGAGAGGGCCCCCACTGCATCCCCACAACCCAGGCTCCCCTTTGCGCTCACCCACGGCAGGCGGGACTGAGTGGGGAGGACACGGGCGCCCAGCCCGCCCCTGGCCCAGGCCCACCCCCATAGAGCTGCAGCTGCTGTGAGCAAACAGGCACCGTggctcccggggggggggggggtgcgctgGGCACTGCTGCTGAATGTCCTCCTCGACCCACTGAGGTTCACAGGGCGCCATTATCAGGGCCCATCCTGGCGCGACTCGGCTCCCAGCGCTCCCCAAGTTCTCTGATGTGCTGCCCCCGTCGTGTCCTGGAGGCCACCTGCTCATCTGTTCTTGCATTTCCTTTCATCCCTCTTCTTGCCTCGGAGATGccctccctgctccagccctgccctgggctcgGGTTGCTGAGGGAGACACAGCAGAAATGGCCTCCCGTCTCCCTTGGGCTTGCTCCTCTCCACCTGGGGCCTGCCAGGAAGCCTGGGATGTCTTctgccccgccccagcccttGCAGCGACTCACTTGGACCCGAGCTTGGCTCAGCCTCCTCTGACCCCCGCTCACACAGGGTACACGTGTGCTGCTGCCTCGCGGTGGAGGCGCGGCGGCTGGGGCAGCTCTGAGGACTCTGGGCAGATGTCAGGAAGCCTGGGACCTCGGGTGTCTCCGACAAGCTTGCTGTGACACCCTGGACTTCAGCTGCCCCCCCGCCGGAAGTTAAGGGGAGTTGACCGACTGAGGTCTCCCAGTTCTGGGGCTCCGTAGATCTGGGACCTGGGTATCTTGCACAGGCTCAGCAAAACTGGTGTCACAGAGAGCAGAACCCACAGCCTTCTCTGCTCACAGAAGATTCTAGACGCCTTGTGGACTACCTGAACCACACCAGGGACAGTCTGTGAGGCACCAGAAGAGAGCACTCCCCATGACGTTAATGTTTCCCCTCAGGCCAGCCCCTGCCCTGAGAATGTGCCAACCTGAGATCAGGGCTCCTGACCCAAGCACAGAGCAGGGAAACTGCATCTTCTCACACTCGACAATCCAGGACAGGCTCTTCCCCTGCTTGGCCCACTGGAAACAAGCCCTAGACTTTCCCACCAATTGCAAAGAGGCAGATGGTTTAAAATGATTTGGTCCAAACTGATAATCACAGATCTTATTTTCCGTGACCTATGCCGTGATCCCCTCTGTTGCTGACGGCACAGGAAGGCATTGGAggctctgtgtgtgcgtgtgtgtgtgtccacggtctggagaaactgaggaccagagcaATCTGTGTCCACACTTGAGGGAAGGAAGTCACAGTTGATGGCAAAGAATGTGTCCTTGGAGGGTAGAGGgacctgggtcaggctctgctctgTCTTGGACGGCCTGGGGCATCTTGAGTGAGCGCGGTGCTCGCCCGAGAGGGGCCTAGGCATGTTGGTCTGAGACTCCAGAGCTGTGCCCGGGGCCTCAGCCCTGCACTCTTCCTCCCCATAGATCCCCCTTCTCCTGTGAATGACCGCTGAGGAAGACAATGAATGAGGCAAAGGAGTCTCTTCGAAACATCGAGCAGAAGTACAAGCTCTTCCAACAGCAACAGTTCACCTTCATCGCCGCTCTGGAGCACTGCAGGGAGAACGCCCACGACAAGATCCGGCCCATCGCCAGCATCGGACAGGTGGCATCCCGTGGGCTggcgggcggcggggccgggctCCTTGGGGCCTGCCAGGCCCAGAGATTCCTGGGTGACACCTTGCTTGAAAGatgaaactgaagcccagaggggGCAAGCACCTTTGTGCCAGAGTCAGGACTCGGAGCCTAACTAGTGGAATGAGCCAGGCATCCCCTCCCCAAGTATGTGAGTAAATAACAAAGTGGTTACAAACATGGGCTGGACACTGCCAGCCAGGGTTCAGGTCCCGGCTCAGCCCCACGCGCCCTCTGTGACCTCCGGCCGGGAGTCACCTGTCTGTGCCCCAGTTGTCTACTCTGTAGAGTAAGAACCTCCGGGGAGTATGCGGATTTAGGGAGATCATGAGGGAGACTCTCAGCCAGCGTCTGATGCCTGTGGTCCCAGCTGTCAGATCCTACTGGGATCTGAGAAACTGTGAGGCGCCAAGCACAttgctccaccccccaccccacccccgtctgCAAACATTTTCACGTAACCCGGGTGTCCTCGTGAGTTAGCTCTATCCCAGTTTGCTCTGCCGAAGACCGAACACACCTTCCAGGAAGCAGCACACACGTAGGTGGGACCCTCCCAACTGCACTCATGCCTCGGGCCCACGGTCAGCTTGTGGAAGGCCAGTGGCTCATGGCGTGGGGCGGGTGCGGCCTCAGAGCTCAGAACTGCTTAGGAGAAGTGCACGGGCCCACAGAGAATAGCAACCCTGCCTGCATCCTTCAAAAAATCCTTtcttctaaaatatgtaaaagccTCTCCCAGTTTTTTAACCTGAAAACTTTTTAAACCTACAGAAAATAGCCTCTTTCCCCTGAACTATCTGGAAGTCAGTTAGCTACATCCTTTTTCTAGCCCGTTCCCCAAAGGCTCTGACTTCCAAGGCCACTGGACAGGTTTATCAGGAAGGAGCATCTGAGACCCGCACCCCTGTCACACGCACAAGGGAGTGGCCTTCTGGCCCCTGGTTCAGCAAAGGCTCTTGGTAAACAGCGGCCCCAGGGTTTGACTCTCTATGGGAAGCCCTCCCTGAGCTGGGTCATCCACAGGTAACCGGCACACACAGCAGGTAGCCCAGTGACTGCCGTGTTGTGGTTACACCACGGGCCaggcccctcctcaccctccgcGGTGCCCTAGCAGATATGGAGGTGGccggagcccccccaccccccacagctgCTGGACTTGCAGCCACTCAGATCATGTGGGAGGACATCCCCTAGCAACAGAAAGGCGACCTACCTGGCTTAGACTTAGAACGTTCTGGCTGCTAGGGGAGGGAGGTGATGTCCCCGGCCACCGGCCCACCACGGGTAGGGCCTGCCTTGGGGAAATGGGCCAGTGATCCTGCCTGGACCGGAGCCAGTTTCTCCCCAGCCCAAGGCCAGGCCTCCCACCTTGCCTGACCTCAGATCCAGAGAgacaggggcggggggtggggggcgaggtTGGATAGAGAGGAAGAGCCCCTGCCCGGGAAGGACCTCCATCCCCCCCAAGAAGAGGGGTTGAACGCGGATCAGCCGTCTCACCATTCTGAACACCTTTAACGACTGGAGAAAGGCGTCCCGACTCCTGCATCTGGAACACGTTCACAGGGGAGCTTTCGTTTTGTTTGGCGTGTAAGCTCTTCATCCTAGAGTTGGTGTCGGTGTGTGGTGTGAGGTTCAGACTACCTTCTGTGGGTGATCCCTCTGCCGGCTCCCCTTGTCCCTCCTTCCTCTACCTTGGAGACACAGGACAAGGAAACTTCAGAGGATTTAgtgccttctctctgctcctcagtgGGGCCTGAGGGGGACTGTGGCCCGAAAGGTCGGGGAGCAGCGCTCTTTGCTTTAGGTGTTGGCTGAGGTGCGTGGCGCCGGTGGGGTTTAGATGAGCGTGTTGAGAGGTGTGAGGTCCAGGCTGCACGGCGCGTGGCGCAGCGCCTGGGGCGCTCCGTGACCGTAACTGCATGCAGACGCGTCGGCCCCGTGACCCCGCGCCCACAGGTGCAGAGCTACACGGAGCATTACTGCAACAACGCCACAGACCGGCGCGTCCTGCGCCTGTTCCTGGACATCTGCGCAGAGCTGAGCAAGCTGTGCCAGCACTTCGAAGCCCTGCACTCGGGCAGCCCGGCCACCAGCAACCTGCTTGAGAAATGCAAATCCCTGGTTAGCCAAAGCAGCGACCTGAGCAGCCTCAGGGCAAAGTAAGTCCCTTCTGGGCCTGTTGCGGAGGGCAGCGGGGCGGGAGGGAGCGGGGCCGACCCCCAGGAAGGAGCCGGCAGAGCCGAGAGGGCAGGTGCGTCCCGCGGGTGGGTCCTGTGGCGACTGTCCAGaccccccgccccggggggaACTCCCAGGCCCACTGACTTACTGGAAGGGCCAACCCCACAAACCGTTTTAGTGCAAACGAGGGCTGCTGAGGCCGCAGGTAGAGTGGAGCTGGTACGGGGCAAAGGGAAGGGGGGTCGCAGGGCCCGTGTTCCCAGAAGCCCACGGAGAAGCCCCAGGACCGCCAGTGCGGCTCCCTCGTTCTGCGCCCTGGGGGCCCTCAGCACAGGGTGCCCTGTTCCGGAGCACGCCGTTTAGTTACCGGggtggagaagaggcagagggccTAACCAGCAGGTTTTGGAGCAGTTAGGGCAGGTTTCCACGGCCCCTGATCCGGGGTTCTACAACCGAAGGCGAGTGCTTCGAGagtcctgcccctcacccctggaTTAGCCAGGGCTCCTGGGCCGCAGGCCCGCCGAGCCACCACCGTCCCGTCCGTAGAGAGTGCGCCTCGGCCCGTGCGGCCCTAAGCCTCCCCAGGGGATTCTGAGGGGCGGCCAGGATTAGGGCCTGCCCCGGGCCTGGACGGAGCCCTCTTGCTGCCCCGCAGGTACCCTCACGACGTGGTGAACCACCTCAGCTGTGACGAGGCCAGGAACCACTACGGAGGCGTCGTCAGCCTCATCCCCATCATCCTGGACTTAATGAAAGAATGGATCGCCCACTCGGAGAAGCTGCCCCGTAAAGCCCTGCAGCATGTGAGTGAGCCCCAGGCACGCCAGGAAGCCACCCGGGCGGCCGCTCGCCCTGCCTGGACCACAGGCACCCAGCCTCGGTTAAGGAAGCACAAACGTAGGCGACTTACAAAAGACAGCCCCAAACCTAGGGGGAATGACACAGGATGTCTCAAACCTCCCTGGAGACCGCCTGGCGGGAAACTGTAACTCAGAGCCGGCAAGCTGCTGCGTCCCGTAGGGTGCTTGGTCACTTAACTTGGTCTCCACCGGCTGATCCATTCTTCGGCGCCCACAGTCCCCGCCACAGATGAACCCCAGAGGGCCTGCCCGATACACTGTTGAgaacctctctccctctgtcactttCACTTCTAAGCTCTCCTCCTCTGAGTGTCCGGCTCTGTGCCAATGAAGAGGACCCCCACTTCTGGTGTTGGTGGGAGCGGGTGTCCCGGGGAGGCTGCTGAGAGCTGGGGTCACCGGCCTGCCCAGGTGCTCTGGGAGCTCCCAGCCCGCACCCTGCCGGGCCCGGCCACGCTGCAGGTCTGGCTTTCTGGGCCGAGCCGCCGAGCCGGAGGCCTGCCAGCTCCCTTCCCACCACAGCGGCAACCCTAGGCAAGGCTCAGCTCCTGCAAGGTCCGGCTGCTCGGCCTGCCAGGATGCTGAGGGCCGGCACGGTGGACTTCCTCAGTGTGATGAGGTCTCTGGACCAAAACCCAAAGGGGAACGAACCTGCCTTTGCTCTCCTTTACTTGGGAGAGGGGAGACCATGAGAGAAGCCGGAAGAATTCTGATTTTATGGCTCCCGTGCAAGGAGTTTCCTGATTTTCACAACACAGTCAAGGCCCCGACATTATAGAATGTGTCTCCGGCTTTTGCGCTTGCTGGAAGTTCTGACTGACTGTTGGCTTTTCCCTTCACAGGGGGCGACTTAGCTTCTCTGTTCTTGCTTCCTCGGGGGTGACCGTCAAGAATAAAAAGTGTTCTCCCACCTCTCTGCCTGGCTTGGTTTCCTGGGAGTTATCCCTTCTTTATTTACCCTAAGACCTCAGAGGACACTGGCCAGTAGCCTCACAAGCAAAACCACGAGCAAAGAGCAACCACTATAGACATTTGCTCTCAGGGGGTTCATGCCAAAGACCCACAGGCCAGCTCGTAACTGGCCTTCCGTAGTTAGAAGCTCTTCAGACAggaatctgaatagacatctgAATTTTCCAGACGAAATCAAAAACTGCCACCTCTGAGTCTTTCTCTCAAAGAGCTGCTTCCGCCATTAACATGGGCAGAGCACACCGATTTCCAGGGACAGCTGGAAATGTCTGTTCCAAGGAAGAGATGGTGAGGCAAGGCTGGATCGAACAATTGTTTGAGGTAGTTTCCTGCCTTCCTCCAAACCCCTGATGACGTAACGGAAGGAAGGTGGTGGGTGCCAGCTGCCCTTCTCCCTGGCACGCTCACAGAACAGGACCGGTAAGCTCTCGATGACCTCGGTGTCACCTGGGTGCCACCAAAAGGACTGTATTAAAGCCAACGGCCAGCCAACCCGTAGGGAGGCAAGCATACTCCCAGCACGAGGTGGGACAGCAGTGCAGCCCCTGCAGGCCGTCCGGCTTGGAGAGTCTGGGTGGGGATGACTCACGTCACCCGCTCCATGCCACCACGCCACTCTCGGGGGGGGAAGGCAGGAATCCGAGGCAGAGAACGGGAGGATCTGTGGCTGTGGGCCAGAGAATGGGCTAGAACAGAAAGGGTCCTAGAGAGAGGAAAGCCACATTCTACTTGTCAGCACCCCTCCGGCCACCTGAGGTGACCAACCAAGCCAGGCTGGAAGCTTCTGCATCCGTGGACGGGTCCCTACTTTGCCTACAAGCCCCTCAGAGGCCAGCGCGAGTCACTTCATGTCAACACAGCAGAATAGTGCAAAAcaatagatttttatttgttcacaGTTAAACACAAGCAA includes:
- the SPACA9 gene encoding sperm acrosome-associated protein 9 isoform X1 → MNEAKESLRNIEQKYKLFQQQQFTFIAALEHCRENAHDKIRPIASIGQVQSYTEHYCNNATDRRVLRLFLDICAELSKLCQHFEALHSGSPATSNLLEKCKSLVSQSSDLSSLRAKYPHDVVNHLSCDEARNHYGGVVSLIPIILDLMKEWIAHSEKLPRKALQHVSEPQARQEATRAAARPAWTTGTQPRLRKHKRRRLTKDSPKPRGNDTGCLKPPWRPPGGKL
- the SPACA9 gene encoding sperm acrosome-associated protein 9 isoform X2; the protein is MNEAKESLRNIEQKYKLFQQQQFTFIAALEHCRENAHDKIRPIASIGQVQSYTEHYCNNATDRRVLRLFLDICAELSKLCQHFEALHSGSPATSNLLEKCKSLVSQSSDLSSLRAKYPHDVVNHLSCDEARNHYGGVVSLIPIILDLMKEWIAHSEKLPRKALQHGAT